A window of Festucalex cinctus isolate MCC-2025b chromosome 6, RoL_Fcin_1.0, whole genome shotgun sequence contains these coding sequences:
- the LOC144020750 gene encoding Fc receptor-like protein 5 isoform X4: protein MRNLLTLFLLPLLGASMASHPVLNGPNMTYLRSQVFFRCIAPDSSPPITYELRRDGLLIDAKTHLQEDQPASFLLKATVRSEGLYHCEAKTKESTGASNSISLSVVIPASNTRVNSDPFPAVLYEGSRMVLSCDATKGSHLSYTWFFNRMQVSSANSTRLHMSGNKLVMERANPEHAGYYSCMAWSRVGDVQRFSSSSEVKVEVKVHLIKPEISLSIFKEGTSYRGNVTCWSLRGSPPVNFSLSVDNKIVAFVIASTSVSAWFSVAVVPGLDMGVAQCWVKNEVQELMSEPLTLEVVPVGGDVNIEVEYLYTSDSKLAAAKLTCHVSRGSFPFVSWFFNDSTLPAEPQMDSQVQQVRPQYALMDWRRTLILANLNPEDSGYYRCRARDRYDDSGTWLESGTVFVEFKDWMLAKAPQETASPETSQMTTEIIAIIFCCFLLLILAISSYCVFIMFDNKKGLRSSSAPNATSVVLPLYISSTWRASRLIHAQQAAV, encoded by the exons ATGAGGAATCtactcacactttttttgttgcctcTTCTGG GTGCATCAATGGCTTCTCACCCAGTGCTGAATGGTCCGAACATGACATACCTTCGTTCACAAGTGTTTTTCCGATGTATCGCACCCGACTCCTCTCCGCCTATCACATATGAACTGAGAAGGGATGGTCTCCTGATTGACGCGAAAACGCATCTCCAAGAGGACCAACCTGCATCATTCTTGCTGAAGGCGACTGTGAGATCCGAAGGGTTGTACCATTGTGAGGCAAAGACAAAAGAAAGCACGGgagctagcaatagcatcagCCTGAGTGTTGTTA TTCCAGCATCTAACACCAGGGTGAACTCTGACCCATTTCCCGCGGTCCTTTATGAGGGATCCAGAATGGTTTTGAGCTGTGACGCTACAAAGGGttcccacctctcctacacctGGTTTTTCAACAGGATGCAAGTTAGTTCTGCTAACTCTACTCGGCTGCACATGTCTGGCAATAAGCTTGTGATGGAAAGAGCGAATCCAGAGCATGCTGGGTACTATTCATGTATGGCATGGTCCAGGGTGGGGGATGTTCAAAGGTTTTCCAGCAGCTCGGAAGTCAAGGTGGAAGTCAAAG TCCATCTTATAAAACCGGAGATCTCTCTTTCCATCTTCAAAGAGGGAACCAGTTACCGCGGTAACGTGACCTGCTGGTCACTTAGAGGAAGTCCTCCAGTCAATTTCTCTCTTTCAGTGGACAACAAGATAGTGGCCTTTGTTATAGCGTCGACCTCTGTCAGTGCCTGGTTCAGTGTTGCAGTGGTCCCCGGGTTAGATATGGGCGTGGCTCAATGTTGGGTGAAAAATGAGGTGCAGGAGTTGATGAGTGAGCCTCTGACGCTGGAAGTGG TTCCAGTAGGCGGTGACGTAAACATTGAAGTTGAATACCTCTACACATCGGACTCCAAACTGGCTGCAGCCAAACTGACGTGTCACGTCAGTCGAGGGTCTTTTCCCTTCGTCTCTTGGTTTTTTAATGACTCCACCCTTCCTGCTGAGCCACAAATGGATTCCCAGGTGCAGCAGGTCCGGCCTCAGTATGCCCTGATGGACTGGAGACGTACTCTTATTCTGGCCAATCTGAACCCCGAAGATTCAGGGTATTACCGATGCAGGGCCAGGGACAGATATGATGACTCCGGTACCTGGCTGGAGAGTGGAACTGTCTTTGTCGAATTCAAAG ACTGGATGCTTGCCAAGGCACCCCAAGAAACGGCATCTCCTGAAACATCACAAA TGACCACGGAGATCATTGCCATCATATTCTGctgcttcctcctcctcattttGGCAATTAGCAGCTACTGTGTGTTCATTATGTTTGACAACAAAAAAG GTCTTCGGTCCAGTTCAGCCCCAAA TGCCACTTCTGTTGTACTGCCTTTGTATATATCGTCCACTTGGAGGGCAAGCAGGTTGATACATGCTCAACAGGCTGCAGTATAA
- the LOC144020750 gene encoding Fc receptor-like protein 5 isoform X5, which yields MCASMASHPVLNGPNMTYLRSQVFFRCIAPDSSPPITYELRRDGLLIDAKTHLQEDQPASFLLKATVRSEGLYHCEAKTKESTGASNSISLSVVIPASNTRVNSDPFPAVLYEGSRMVLSCDATKGSHLSYTWFFNRMQVSSANSTRLHMSGNKLVMERANPEHAGYYSCMAWSRVGDVQRFSSSSEVKVEVKVHLIKPEISLSIFKEGTSYRGNVTCWSLRGSPPVNFSLSVDNKIVAFVIASTSVSAWFSVAVVPGLDMGVAQCWVKNEVQELMSEPLTLEVVPVGGDVNIEVEYLYTSDSKLAAAKLTCHVSRGSFPFVSWFFNDSTLPAEPQMDSQVQQVRPQYALMDWRRTLILANLNPEDSGYYRCRARDRYDDSGTWLESGTVFVEFKDWMLAKAPQETASPETSQMTTEIIAIIFCCFLLLILAISSYCVFIMFDNKKGLRSSSAPNATSVVLPLYISSTWRASRLIHAQQAAV from the exons atgt GTGCATCAATGGCTTCTCACCCAGTGCTGAATGGTCCGAACATGACATACCTTCGTTCACAAGTGTTTTTCCGATGTATCGCACCCGACTCCTCTCCGCCTATCACATATGAACTGAGAAGGGATGGTCTCCTGATTGACGCGAAAACGCATCTCCAAGAGGACCAACCTGCATCATTCTTGCTGAAGGCGACTGTGAGATCCGAAGGGTTGTACCATTGTGAGGCAAAGACAAAAGAAAGCACGGgagctagcaatagcatcagCCTGAGTGTTGTTA TTCCAGCATCTAACACCAGGGTGAACTCTGACCCATTTCCCGCGGTCCTTTATGAGGGATCCAGAATGGTTTTGAGCTGTGACGCTACAAAGGGttcccacctctcctacacctGGTTTTTCAACAGGATGCAAGTTAGTTCTGCTAACTCTACTCGGCTGCACATGTCTGGCAATAAGCTTGTGATGGAAAGAGCGAATCCAGAGCATGCTGGGTACTATTCATGTATGGCATGGTCCAGGGTGGGGGATGTTCAAAGGTTTTCCAGCAGCTCGGAAGTCAAGGTGGAAGTCAAAG TCCATCTTATAAAACCGGAGATCTCTCTTTCCATCTTCAAAGAGGGAACCAGTTACCGCGGTAACGTGACCTGCTGGTCACTTAGAGGAAGTCCTCCAGTCAATTTCTCTCTTTCAGTGGACAACAAGATAGTGGCCTTTGTTATAGCGTCGACCTCTGTCAGTGCCTGGTTCAGTGTTGCAGTGGTCCCCGGGTTAGATATGGGCGTGGCTCAATGTTGGGTGAAAAATGAGGTGCAGGAGTTGATGAGTGAGCCTCTGACGCTGGAAGTGG TTCCAGTAGGCGGTGACGTAAACATTGAAGTTGAATACCTCTACACATCGGACTCCAAACTGGCTGCAGCCAAACTGACGTGTCACGTCAGTCGAGGGTCTTTTCCCTTCGTCTCTTGGTTTTTTAATGACTCCACCCTTCCTGCTGAGCCACAAATGGATTCCCAGGTGCAGCAGGTCCGGCCTCAGTATGCCCTGATGGACTGGAGACGTACTCTTATTCTGGCCAATCTGAACCCCGAAGATTCAGGGTATTACCGATGCAGGGCCAGGGACAGATATGATGACTCCGGTACCTGGCTGGAGAGTGGAACTGTCTTTGTCGAATTCAAAG ACTGGATGCTTGCCAAGGCACCCCAAGAAACGGCATCTCCTGAAACATCACAAA TGACCACGGAGATCATTGCCATCATATTCTGctgcttcctcctcctcattttGGCAATTAGCAGCTACTGTGTGTTCATTATGTTTGACAACAAAAAAG GTCTTCGGTCCAGTTCAGCCCCAAA TGCCACTTCTGTTGTACTGCCTTTGTATATATCGTCCACTTGGAGGGCAAGCAGGTTGATACATGCTCAACAGGCTGCAGTATAA
- the LOC144020750 gene encoding Fc receptor-like protein 5 isoform X3, producing MEIFFIYSPHFHQQFHVCNKLQCLSWISSGASMASHPVLNGPNMTYLRSQVFFRCIAPDSSPPITYELRRDGLLIDAKTHLQEDQPASFLLKATVRSEGLYHCEAKTKESTGASNSISLSVVIPASNTRVNSDPFPAVLYEGSRMVLSCDATKGSHLSYTWFFNRMQVSSANSTRLHMSGNKLVMERANPEHAGYYSCMAWSRVGDVQRFSSSSEVKVEVKVHLIKPEISLSIFKEGTSYRGNVTCWSLRGSPPVNFSLSVDNKIVAFVIASTSVSAWFSVAVVPGLDMGVAQCWVKNEVQELMSEPLTLEVVPVGGDVNIEVEYLYTSDSKLAAAKLTCHVSRGSFPFVSWFFNDSTLPAEPQMDSQVQQVRPQYALMDWRRTLILANLNPEDSGYYRCRARDRYDDSGTWLESGTVFVEFKDWMLAKAPQETASPETSQMTTEIIAIIFCCFLLLILAISSYCVFIMFDNKKGLRSSSAPKASRLIHAQQAAV from the exons atggagattttttttatttacagtccCCACTTTCACCAACAGTTTCATGTATGTAACAAGTTGCAGTGCTTGTCATGGATTTCCTCAGGTGCATCAATGGCTTCTCACCCAGTGCTGAATGGTCCGAACATGACATACCTTCGTTCACAAGTGTTTTTCCGATGTATCGCACCCGACTCCTCTCCGCCTATCACATATGAACTGAGAAGGGATGGTCTCCTGATTGACGCGAAAACGCATCTCCAAGAGGACCAACCTGCATCATTCTTGCTGAAGGCGACTGTGAGATCCGAAGGGTTGTACCATTGTGAGGCAAAGACAAAAGAAAGCACGGgagctagcaatagcatcagCCTGAGTGTTGTTA TTCCAGCATCTAACACCAGGGTGAACTCTGACCCATTTCCCGCGGTCCTTTATGAGGGATCCAGAATGGTTTTGAGCTGTGACGCTACAAAGGGttcccacctctcctacacctGGTTTTTCAACAGGATGCAAGTTAGTTCTGCTAACTCTACTCGGCTGCACATGTCTGGCAATAAGCTTGTGATGGAAAGAGCGAATCCAGAGCATGCTGGGTACTATTCATGTATGGCATGGTCCAGGGTGGGGGATGTTCAAAGGTTTTCCAGCAGCTCGGAAGTCAAGGTGGAAGTCAAAG TCCATCTTATAAAACCGGAGATCTCTCTTTCCATCTTCAAAGAGGGAACCAGTTACCGCGGTAACGTGACCTGCTGGTCACTTAGAGGAAGTCCTCCAGTCAATTTCTCTCTTTCAGTGGACAACAAGATAGTGGCCTTTGTTATAGCGTCGACCTCTGTCAGTGCCTGGTTCAGTGTTGCAGTGGTCCCCGGGTTAGATATGGGCGTGGCTCAATGTTGGGTGAAAAATGAGGTGCAGGAGTTGATGAGTGAGCCTCTGACGCTGGAAGTGG TTCCAGTAGGCGGTGACGTAAACATTGAAGTTGAATACCTCTACACATCGGACTCCAAACTGGCTGCAGCCAAACTGACGTGTCACGTCAGTCGAGGGTCTTTTCCCTTCGTCTCTTGGTTTTTTAATGACTCCACCCTTCCTGCTGAGCCACAAATGGATTCCCAGGTGCAGCAGGTCCGGCCTCAGTATGCCCTGATGGACTGGAGACGTACTCTTATTCTGGCCAATCTGAACCCCGAAGATTCAGGGTATTACCGATGCAGGGCCAGGGACAGATATGATGACTCCGGTACCTGGCTGGAGAGTGGAACTGTCTTTGTCGAATTCAAAG ACTGGATGCTTGCCAAGGCACCCCAAGAAACGGCATCTCCTGAAACATCACAAA TGACCACGGAGATCATTGCCATCATATTCTGctgcttcctcctcctcattttGGCAATTAGCAGCTACTGTGTGTTCATTATGTTTGACAACAAAAAAG GTCTTCGGTCCAGTTCAGCCCCAAA GGCAAGCAGGTTGATACATGCTCAACAGGCTGCAGTATAA
- the LOC144020750 gene encoding Fc receptor-like protein 5 isoform X1: MEIFFIYSPHFHQQFHVCNKLQCLSWISSGASMASHPVLNGPNMTYLRSQVFFRCIAPDSSPPITYELRRDGLLIDAKTHLQEDQPASFLLKATVRSEGLYHCEAKTKESTGASNSISLSVVIPASNTRVNSDPFPAVLYEGSRMVLSCDATKGSHLSYTWFFNRMQVSSANSTRLHMSGNKLVMERANPEHAGYYSCMAWSRVGDVQRFSSSSEVKVEVKVHLIKPEISLSIFKEGTSYRGNVTCWSLRGSPPVNFSLSVDNKIVAFVIASTSVSAWFSVAVVPGLDMGVAQCWVKNEVQELMSEPLTLEVVPVGGDVNIEVEYLYTSDSKLAAAKLTCHVSRGSFPFVSWFFNDSTLPAEPQMDSQVQQVRPQYALMDWRRTLILANLNPEDSGYYRCRARDRYDDSGTWLESGTVFVEFKDWMLAKAPQETASPETSQMTTEIIAIIFCCFLLLILAISSYCVFIMFDNKKGLRSSSAPNATSVVLPLYISSTWRASRLIHAQQAAV; encoded by the exons atggagattttttttatttacagtccCCACTTTCACCAACAGTTTCATGTATGTAACAAGTTGCAGTGCTTGTCATGGATTTCCTCAGGTGCATCAATGGCTTCTCACCCAGTGCTGAATGGTCCGAACATGACATACCTTCGTTCACAAGTGTTTTTCCGATGTATCGCACCCGACTCCTCTCCGCCTATCACATATGAACTGAGAAGGGATGGTCTCCTGATTGACGCGAAAACGCATCTCCAAGAGGACCAACCTGCATCATTCTTGCTGAAGGCGACTGTGAGATCCGAAGGGTTGTACCATTGTGAGGCAAAGACAAAAGAAAGCACGGgagctagcaatagcatcagCCTGAGTGTTGTTA TTCCAGCATCTAACACCAGGGTGAACTCTGACCCATTTCCCGCGGTCCTTTATGAGGGATCCAGAATGGTTTTGAGCTGTGACGCTACAAAGGGttcccacctctcctacacctGGTTTTTCAACAGGATGCAAGTTAGTTCTGCTAACTCTACTCGGCTGCACATGTCTGGCAATAAGCTTGTGATGGAAAGAGCGAATCCAGAGCATGCTGGGTACTATTCATGTATGGCATGGTCCAGGGTGGGGGATGTTCAAAGGTTTTCCAGCAGCTCGGAAGTCAAGGTGGAAGTCAAAG TCCATCTTATAAAACCGGAGATCTCTCTTTCCATCTTCAAAGAGGGAACCAGTTACCGCGGTAACGTGACCTGCTGGTCACTTAGAGGAAGTCCTCCAGTCAATTTCTCTCTTTCAGTGGACAACAAGATAGTGGCCTTTGTTATAGCGTCGACCTCTGTCAGTGCCTGGTTCAGTGTTGCAGTGGTCCCCGGGTTAGATATGGGCGTGGCTCAATGTTGGGTGAAAAATGAGGTGCAGGAGTTGATGAGTGAGCCTCTGACGCTGGAAGTGG TTCCAGTAGGCGGTGACGTAAACATTGAAGTTGAATACCTCTACACATCGGACTCCAAACTGGCTGCAGCCAAACTGACGTGTCACGTCAGTCGAGGGTCTTTTCCCTTCGTCTCTTGGTTTTTTAATGACTCCACCCTTCCTGCTGAGCCACAAATGGATTCCCAGGTGCAGCAGGTCCGGCCTCAGTATGCCCTGATGGACTGGAGACGTACTCTTATTCTGGCCAATCTGAACCCCGAAGATTCAGGGTATTACCGATGCAGGGCCAGGGACAGATATGATGACTCCGGTACCTGGCTGGAGAGTGGAACTGTCTTTGTCGAATTCAAAG ACTGGATGCTTGCCAAGGCACCCCAAGAAACGGCATCTCCTGAAACATCACAAA TGACCACGGAGATCATTGCCATCATATTCTGctgcttcctcctcctcattttGGCAATTAGCAGCTACTGTGTGTTCATTATGTTTGACAACAAAAAAG GTCTTCGGTCCAGTTCAGCCCCAAA TGCCACTTCTGTTGTACTGCCTTTGTATATATCGTCCACTTGGAGGGCAAGCAGGTTGATACATGCTCAACAGGCTGCAGTATAA
- the LOC144020750 gene encoding platelet endothelial cell adhesion molecule isoform X6, with protein sequence MFPYLLLGLLLGTCCCSNEDSMKLGRPELSGPSLAVVKDIITFNCLLSIYPKNETILLELFKEGNRDKLLGFYSSSTASFPLIVKTSHEGNLECVARAQNNSHVEPSVSYTHSLKVIEPVAGAEVIIQSGVEELFEGRTLELKCTLTAGNHVSYKWLVNGQPVLQSPLRIIAHDQLFIYRTTSADSGLYMCVATNNYNTTRIFTSNSSEVEITVKDVVSNPAISFKVLKENSNNYFAVVTCQSTRGTLPVTFSLYNSTELAFNVTVEERKVNFKVPLFLDRHLGWLQCQANNGDEVAYSQWLPLQVVSVGGPVMMHYDYDIGQNYAVIGLRLYCKARKGSHPRYQWFLNQTLLQGRGSFYYVVNQPPDQSILLLSVGRSSTGTYHCEVSDIFDNTTAISSNKQYIDKRGRRKMGKESLVSQEMEAFAAYEDDLEISEYCEDNEVVMSARCDEFDWVSKTSEDDAMFVDELADEL encoded by the exons ATGTTTCCATACCTTCTTCTGGGCCTGCTTCTGG GGACATGTTGCTGTAGCAACGAAGACA GTATGAAGTTGGGACGTCCAGAGTTGTCCGGCCCTTCATTGGCTGTCGTGAAAGACATTATCACCTTTAATTGTCTTCTGTCCATCTACCCAAAGAATGAAACGATTCTCTTGGAGTTGTTCAA GGAGGGAAACCGTGACAAGTTGCTGGGGTTTTACAGTTCATCGACTGCATCCTTTCCCCTTATAGTCAAAACTTCTCACGAGGGCAACCTGGAGTGTGTGGCCAGAGCGCAAAACAATTCTCATGTGGAGCCTTCTGTCAGCTACACACACAGCCTCAAGGTCATTG AGCCAGTTGCAGGTGCAGAGGTCATCATTCAATCAGGTGTGGAGGAATTGTTTGAGGGGAGGACGTTGGAGTTAAAGTGTACCCTGACAGCTGGAAATCATGTATCTTACAAGTGGCTAGTAAATGGTCAGCCTGTCTTACAGTCACCGCTCCGCATCATTGCACATGACCAGCTTTTCATCTACAG AACCACCTCTGCAGACAGTGGCTTATACATGTGTGTTGCTACCAATAACTACAACACTACAAGAATCTTCACATCCAACAGCTCAGAAGTGGAAATCACAGTCAAAG ATGTGGTGTCCAACCCTGCCATTTCCTTCAAAGTGCTGAAGGAGAATTCCAACAACTATTTTGCTGTAGTCACCTGCCAGTCAACCAGAGGGACGCTGCCCGTCACCTTTTCCCTCTACAACAGCACAGAATTGGCGTTTAATGTGACAGTTGAAGAGAGAAAAGTAAACTTCAAGGTTCCATTGTTTTTGGATAGACACTTAGGATGGCTCCAGTGTCAAGCCAATAATGGTGATGAGGTTGCATACAGTCAATGGTTGCCTTTACAAGTTG TAAGTGTTGGTGGGCCAGTGATGATGCACTATGACTATGATATTGGACAAAACTATGCTGTAATTGGCCTGAGGCTTTACTGCAAGGCAAGAAAGGGATCTCATCCACGGTACCAGTGGTTCCTCAATCAAACTCTTCTCCAAGGTCGAGGAAGCTTTTACTACGTGGTCAATCAGCCACCAGACCAGTCTATCCTGCTCCTGTCTGTCGGGAGGAGCAGTACAGGGACGTACCATTGTGAAGTGTCAGACATCTTTGACAACACCACTGCCATCAGCAGCAATAAGCAGTATATTGACAAAAGAG GGAGAAGAAAGATGGGAAAAGAGTCCCT TGTGAGCCAGGAGATGGAGGCATTTGCTGCATATGAGGATGACCTG GAAATATCAGAGTACTGCGAGGACAATGAGGTGGTGATGTCAGCCAGATGTGATGAGTTCGATTGG GTATCAAAAACCTCTGAAGATGATGCGATGTTTGTGGATGAACTAGCTGATGAGCTCTAA
- the LOC144020750 gene encoding platelet endothelial cell adhesion molecule isoform X2 yields the protein MFPYLLLGLLLGTCCCSNEDSMKLGRPELSGPSLAVVKDIITFNCLLSIYPKNETILLELFKEGNRDKLLGFYSSSTASFPLIVKTSHEGNLECVARAQNNSHVEPSVSYTHSLKVIEPVAGAEVIIQSGVEELFEGRTLELKCTLTAGNHVSYKWLVNGQPVLQSPLRIIAHDQLFIYRTTSADSGLYMCVATNNYNTTRIFTSNSSEVEITVKDVVSNPAISFKVLKENSNNYFAVVTCQSTRGTLPVTFSLYNSTELAFNVTVEERKVNFKVPLFLDRHLGWLQCQANNGDEVAYSQWLPLQVVSVGGPVMMHYDYDIGQNYAVIGLRLYCKARKGSHPRYQWFLNQTLLQGRGSFYYVVNQPPDQSILLLSVGRSSTGTYHCEVSDIFDNTTAISSNKQYIDKRVLNRLPVSVVAVVFGCFTFLVVLVSACCFVGVLFRRRKMGKESLVSQEMEAFAAYEDDLEISEYCEDNEVVMSARCDEFDWVSKTSEDDAMFVDELADEL from the exons ATGTTTCCATACCTTCTTCTGGGCCTGCTTCTGG GGACATGTTGCTGTAGCAACGAAGACA GTATGAAGTTGGGACGTCCAGAGTTGTCCGGCCCTTCATTGGCTGTCGTGAAAGACATTATCACCTTTAATTGTCTTCTGTCCATCTACCCAAAGAATGAAACGATTCTCTTGGAGTTGTTCAA GGAGGGAAACCGTGACAAGTTGCTGGGGTTTTACAGTTCATCGACTGCATCCTTTCCCCTTATAGTCAAAACTTCTCACGAGGGCAACCTGGAGTGTGTGGCCAGAGCGCAAAACAATTCTCATGTGGAGCCTTCTGTCAGCTACACACACAGCCTCAAGGTCATTG AGCCAGTTGCAGGTGCAGAGGTCATCATTCAATCAGGTGTGGAGGAATTGTTTGAGGGGAGGACGTTGGAGTTAAAGTGTACCCTGACAGCTGGAAATCATGTATCTTACAAGTGGCTAGTAAATGGTCAGCCTGTCTTACAGTCACCGCTCCGCATCATTGCACATGACCAGCTTTTCATCTACAG AACCACCTCTGCAGACAGTGGCTTATACATGTGTGTTGCTACCAATAACTACAACACTACAAGAATCTTCACATCCAACAGCTCAGAAGTGGAAATCACAGTCAAAG ATGTGGTGTCCAACCCTGCCATTTCCTTCAAAGTGCTGAAGGAGAATTCCAACAACTATTTTGCTGTAGTCACCTGCCAGTCAACCAGAGGGACGCTGCCCGTCACCTTTTCCCTCTACAACAGCACAGAATTGGCGTTTAATGTGACAGTTGAAGAGAGAAAAGTAAACTTCAAGGTTCCATTGTTTTTGGATAGACACTTAGGATGGCTCCAGTGTCAAGCCAATAATGGTGATGAGGTTGCATACAGTCAATGGTTGCCTTTACAAGTTG TAAGTGTTGGTGGGCCAGTGATGATGCACTATGACTATGATATTGGACAAAACTATGCTGTAATTGGCCTGAGGCTTTACTGCAAGGCAAGAAAGGGATCTCATCCACGGTACCAGTGGTTCCTCAATCAAACTCTTCTCCAAGGTCGAGGAAGCTTTTACTACGTGGTCAATCAGCCACCAGACCAGTCTATCCTGCTCCTGTCTGTCGGGAGGAGCAGTACAGGGACGTACCATTGTGAAGTGTCAGACATCTTTGACAACACCACTGCCATCAGCAGCAATAAGCAGTATATTGACAAAAGAG TGCTCAATCGTCTCCCTGTTTCTGTGGTGGCTGTCGTCTTTGGATGCTTCACTTTCTTGGTTGTTTTGGTCTCTGCTTGTTGTTTTGTTGGAGTGTTGTTCA GGAGAAGAAAGATGGGAAAAGAGTCCCT TGTGAGCCAGGAGATGGAGGCATTTGCTGCATATGAGGATGACCTG GAAATATCAGAGTACTGCGAGGACAATGAGGTGGTGATGTCAGCCAGATGTGATGAGTTCGATTGG GTATCAAAAACCTCTGAAGATGATGCGATGTTTGTGGATGAACTAGCTGATGAGCTCTAA
- the syngr2b gene encoding synaptogyrin-2b gives MEETGARSPYGVSLAGGGLDIVKFLRQPQTIVRLLSWLFAIVVFACITTEGYINPVYSAEPKCIFNQNDSACHYAVGIGVIAFLACVGFLLLDVYMPFMGNAQQRKYVVMADLGFSGVWTFLWFVCFCLLASQWSRTHDVSGIPQDAGRATVAFSFFSIATWGILTYFALARFRRGADDITIPTYTEQPTDERTPYPPTYAPTSYNPTPYTPTTYSAYPTIPDLSQQPAFTPNLQPTPDYQPPNY, from the exons ATGGAGGAGACTGGAGCTAGGAGTCCGTACGGGGTTTCGCTCGCTGGAGGAGGCTTGGACATTGTAAAGTTTCTCCGACAACCGCAAACCATTGTGCGGCTACTGAGTTGG CTATTTGCCATTGTGGTTTTCGCCTGCATCACCACCGAGGGCTACATCAACCCTGTGTACAGTGCTGAGCCAAAGTGCATCTTCAACCAAAATGACTCGGCATGTCACTACGCCGTCGGCATCGGTGTGATCGCGTTCCTCGCCTGTGTTGGCTTCCTGCTTCTGGATGTTTACATGCCTTTTATGGGCAATGCACAGCAAAGAAAATATGTAGTGATGGCAGACCTGGGATTTTCCG GTGTCTGGACTTTTCTGTGGTTTGTGTGCTTCTGCTTGCTGGCCAGTCAATGGAGTCGCACACACGATGTCAGTGGAATCCCGCAAGATGCTGGACGTGCAACAGTGGCCTTTTCGTTTTTCTCCATCGCTACCTGG GGAATCCTAACCTACTTCGCCTTGGCTCGCTTCCGCCGAGGCGCAGACGACATCACCATCCCGACCTATACTGAGCAACCTACGGACGAACGCACCCCGTACCCACCGACCTACGCCCCCACCTCCTATAACCCCACGCCATACACCCCCACCACCTACAGCGCCTATCCCACCATACCCGACTTGAGTCAGCAGCCTGCCTTCACCCCAAACCTGCAGCCGACGCCCGACTACCAGCCGCCCAATTACTGA